The following proteins are encoded in a genomic region of Bacillales bacterium:
- a CDS encoding methylmalonyl-CoA mutase family protein, with the protein DPEYTVIGRVARRIWAVAMKERYGANERSQKLKYHIQTSGRSLHAQEMDFNDIRTTLQALLAIYDNCNSLHTNAYDEAITTPTEESVRRASAIQLIITKELGLAKNENPHQGSFIVEELTDLVEEAVLAEFERINQRGGVLGAMEVQYQRGKIQEESLFYEMKKHNGDLPIIGVNSFINPNPPEEEEEVQLTRATKEEKDGQIRNLRKFQDARKDRTQEVLDRLKRTALENGNIFAELMETVKYASLGQITNALYEVGGKYRRNM; encoded by the coding sequence GATCCGGAATACACGGTCATCGGCCGGGTCGCGAGAAGAATTTGGGCGGTTGCGATGAAAGAGCGTTACGGCGCTAACGAAAGAAGTCAGAAGCTGAAATATCACATTCAAACGTCCGGGCGTTCGCTGCATGCGCAGGAAATGGACTTCAACGACATTCGGACGACACTGCAGGCGCTGCTTGCGATTTATGACAACTGTAACTCGCTCCATACGAACGCCTACGACGAAGCGATCACAACGCCGACGGAAGAGTCGGTGCGGCGCGCAAGCGCGATCCAGCTTATCATCACGAAAGAGCTCGGTTTGGCGAAAAACGAAAATCCGCATCAAGGATCGTTCATCGTCGAAGAATTGACCGACCTCGTAGAAGAAGCGGTGCTGGCGGAATTTGAACGGATCAATCAGCGCGGCGGTGTGCTTGGTGCGATGGAAGTGCAATACCAACGCGGTAAAATTCAAGAGGAATCGTTGTTCTACGAAATGAAGAAGCATAACGGCGATTTGCCGATCATCGGCGTGAATTCGTTCATCAATCCGAACCCGCCGGAAGAGGAAGAAGAAGTGCAGCTCACGCGGGCGACGAAAGAGGAGAAAGACGGCCAAATCCGGAATTTGCGAAAGTTCCAGGACGCTCGCAAAGACCGCACGCAAGAGGTGCTCGACCGTTTGAAGCGGACAGCTCTTGAAAACGGCAATATTTTCGCGGAATTGATGGAA